The following is a genomic window from Candidatus Binatia bacterium.
TCGACGCCTTCGAGCAGCTCGATGCAACGAGCGCGCGGCGTTTCGAGAGCACCGGCCTCGGCCTCCATCTCTCGCGCAGCCTCGCGCTGCTCGTCGGAGGAGAGCTGCGCGTCATCAGCGAGCACGGAGTCGGCAGCACCTTCACGCTGACGCTACCCGTCGAACGGCCGTAGCGATGGCGCGCATTCTCGTCGTCGACGACAACGCCGTGAACAACGATCTGATGCTCTATCTCTTACGCGCGTTCGGCCACGAAGTCGAAGGCGCCGCCGACGGCCTCGCCGGGCTCGCGGCGGCGCGGCGCGGCGGATTCGATCTCGTGCTGACCGACGTTCTCATGCCCGGCATCGACGGCTACGAGCTGGCGCGGCGAATGAAGAGCGATCCGCACCTTGCGGCGACGCCGCTGGTGGCGGTCACCGCGCTCGCGATGTCGGGGGATCGCGAACGCGTCACCGCGGCCGGGTTCGACGGCTACATCGCCAAGCCGATCGAACCGCAGAGTTTCGCGGCGCAGATCGCGGCGTATCTGCCGCGCCCGTCGCGGTAATGGCGACCGTGCTCGTCGTTGACGACGACGACGCCACCCGATCGCTGGTTCGAATCGTGCTCGAGAGCGCCGGACACCGCGTCGCCGAGGCGAGCGCCGCCGCCGAGGCGCTCGCGCGCGCCGCCGAAGAGCGTCCGGCGTTGATTCTGCTCGATCTCTCGCTCCGCGGGACGAGCGGGGCCGAGCTTCTCCGCCGGCTGCGCTCGAACGAGGCGACGCGAGCGACCCGCGTCGCACTCTACACCGCGACGCCGAT
Proteins encoded in this region:
- a CDS encoding response regulator, translated to MARILVVDDNAVNNDLMLYLLRAFGHEVEGAADGLAGLAAARRGGFDLVLTDVLMPGIDGYELARRMKSDPHLAATPLVAVTALAMSGDRERVTAAGFDGYIAKPIEPQSFAAQIAAYLPRPSR
- a CDS encoding response regulator, which gives rise to MATVLVVDDDDATRSLVRIVLESAGHRVAEASAAAEALARAAEERPALILLDLSLRGTSGAELLRRLRSNEATRATRVALYTATPMSPALRDFMTIYGVSDAVAKPCEPLELIESVARALEHA